A window of Nicotiana tabacum cultivar K326 chromosome 24, ASM71507v2, whole genome shotgun sequence contains these coding sequences:
- the LOC142178188 gene encoding uncharacterized protein LOC142178188 — protein MSIRKLAKWQILLGEFYIMYITYKAIKGQALVDHLAENQVDRDYEPLTTYFPDEEVLYTEEEIVESYPGWRMFFDKAANIKGVGIGAVLISESGHHYPASAKIRFPCTNNMAEYEACILRIRMVVDMNIKELLVIGDLDLLIHQVQGEWTTKNVKILLCLHSVKELCKKFINIEFKHIPITQNAFDDAIETLSSMI, from the coding sequence ATGTCTATACGAAAACTAGCCAAATGGCAGATTCTTCTCGGCGAATTTTACATTATGTACATAACATATAAGGCCATCAAAGGACAAGCCTTAGTTGATCACCTTGCAGAGAATCAAGTGGACAGGGATTATGAACCACTCACAACATATTTCCCAGACGAGGAGGTGTTGTACACCGAAGAAGAAATTGTAGAGTCATATCcaggttggagaatgttcttcgacaaAGCGGCAAATATCAAAGGAGTAGGAATTGGGGCAGTCCTAATTTCAGAATCAGGACACCATTACCCGGCATCAGCAAAGATAAGGTTcccttgtaccaataatatggcagagtatgaagcatgTATCCTTAGGATTAGGATGGTTGTTGACATGAACATCAAAGAGCTTTTGGTCATAGGGGATTTGGATCTATTgatacatcaagttcaaggagaatggactACCAAGAATGTCAAGATCCTTCTATGCTTGCACAGTGTAAAGGAGTTATGCAAGAAATTCATAAATATCGAGTTTAAGCACATTCCCATAACCCAGAATGCGTTTGACGACGCCATTGAAACCTTGTCATCCATGATTTAG